One part of the Lapillicoccus jejuensis genome encodes these proteins:
- a CDS encoding SRPBCC family protein, producing MTTATSTSVVVETEVGVPPERAFEVFTSGMETWWDPQHHLSDAPVVRMEVQPFVGGRIVDHASDGTTCAWSRVLAWEPPARFVFSWDIDLRWQLEPDPSRTSEIEVTFTAVSPDRTRVVLTHRHLDRHGEGWEAMATAVGSGWSLDAYAAATA from the coding sequence ATGACCACCGCCACGTCCACCAGCGTCGTCGTCGAGACCGAGGTCGGCGTCCCGCCGGAGCGCGCCTTCGAGGTGTTCACGAGCGGCATGGAGACCTGGTGGGACCCGCAGCACCACCTGTCCGACGCGCCGGTCGTGCGGATGGAGGTCCAGCCCTTCGTCGGCGGCCGGATCGTCGACCACGCGTCCGACGGCACGACCTGCGCCTGGTCGCGCGTGCTCGCCTGGGAGCCGCCCGCCCGCTTCGTCTTCTCGTGGGACATCGACCTGCGCTGGCAGCTCGAGCCCGACCCCTCCCGCACGAGCGAGATCGAGGTGACCTTCACGGCGGTGTCGCCCGACCGGACGCGGGTCGTCCTCACCCACCGCCACCTCGACCGGCACGGGGAGGGCTGGGAGGCCATGGCCACGGCCGTCGGCAGCGGCTGGTCGCTCGACGCGTACGCCGCCGCGACGGCCTGA
- a CDS encoding Asp23/Gls24 family envelope stress response protein encodes MTPTTAGPVDALVDAVLGVPGVVGLHAGALGEVATYLPGRRVPGVRVRDGVVDVHVVLAEGAPLRTTAVAVRAAVATLVPGAAVDVTVEDVRAPGVAAPPGRRPS; translated from the coding sequence ATGACGCCGACGACGGCCGGTCCGGTGGACGCGCTCGTGGACGCCGTGCTCGGGGTGCCCGGCGTCGTCGGGCTGCACGCGGGCGCGCTCGGGGAGGTCGCGACCTACCTGCCGGGCCGCCGCGTGCCCGGGGTTCGGGTCCGCGACGGGGTCGTCGACGTCCACGTCGTCCTGGCCGAGGGTGCGCCGCTGCGCACGACCGCCGTCGCGGTGCGTGCCGCCGTGGCCACGCTGGTCCCCGGCGCCGCCGTCGACGTCACGGTGGAGGACGTCCGGGCCCCCGGGGTCGCGGCGCCCCCGGGCCGGCGCCCGTCGTGA
- a CDS encoding AMP-binding protein, translated as MIVPFSVSDFLARAAAVYGERTGVVDEPTQPAPSLGDVTYARMAELARAQAAKLESLGLGVGDRVAYVSHNSARLLTAFYGVCGWGRVLVPVNFRLSVDEVTYIVQHSGARVVYVDPELKDALADVEAEHVFVIGEDDDMFLFDTEPTPWEPDENATATINYTSGTTARPKGVQITHRNIWTNATTFALHAGVTDRDVYLHTLPMFHANGWGMPFGMTGCGVPHIVLRKVDGAEILRRVQRHGVTVMCAAPAVVASVLEAAQTWDGEVPGRDRVRIIVAGAPPPTRTVARVREELGWEFIQIYGLTETSPLLTINRMRQEWDDLPAEEAAAKLVRAGAPALGCTLRIDDEGEVLARSNVCLEGYWEQPEESARALEGGWFHTGDGGVLGDDGYLTIMDRKKDVIITGGENVSSIEVEDALFTHPDVTEVAVIGVPDEKWGETIKALVVTTPGSQVTEQELIDHVKGKVARYKAPSSIEFRDELARTATGKLQKFKLRAPYWEGRDRQVN; from the coding sequence ATGATCGTTCCCTTCTCCGTCAGCGACTTCCTCGCCCGCGCCGCCGCCGTCTACGGCGAGCGCACCGGCGTGGTCGACGAGCCGACGCAGCCCGCCCCGTCGCTCGGCGACGTGACCTACGCGCGGATGGCCGAGCTCGCCCGGGCGCAGGCGGCCAAGCTGGAGTCGCTCGGTCTCGGGGTGGGGGACCGCGTCGCCTACGTCTCGCACAACAGCGCCCGGCTGCTCACCGCCTTCTACGGCGTGTGCGGCTGGGGACGGGTCCTCGTCCCGGTCAACTTCCGGCTCAGCGTCGACGAGGTGACGTACATCGTCCAGCACTCGGGCGCCCGGGTGGTGTACGTCGACCCCGAGCTGAAGGACGCGCTCGCCGACGTGGAGGCCGAGCACGTCTTCGTCATCGGCGAGGACGACGACATGTTCCTCTTCGACACCGAGCCGACGCCGTGGGAGCCCGACGAGAACGCGACGGCGACCATCAACTACACGAGCGGCACGACGGCCCGCCCCAAGGGCGTGCAGATCACGCACCGCAACATCTGGACCAACGCGACGACGTTCGCGCTGCACGCGGGGGTCACCGACCGCGACGTGTACCTGCACACGCTGCCGATGTTCCACGCCAACGGCTGGGGGATGCCCTTCGGCATGACCGGCTGCGGCGTGCCGCACATCGTCCTGCGCAAGGTCGACGGCGCCGAGATCCTGCGCCGGGTGCAGCGACACGGCGTGACCGTCATGTGCGCGGCCCCTGCCGTCGTCGCCTCGGTCCTCGAGGCCGCGCAGACCTGGGACGGCGAGGTCCCCGGCCGCGACCGCGTGCGGATCATCGTCGCCGGCGCCCCGCCGCCGACCCGCACGGTGGCGCGGGTGCGCGAGGAGCTGGGCTGGGAGTTCATCCAGATCTACGGCCTCACCGAGACCTCGCCGCTGCTGACCATCAACCGGATGCGTCAGGAGTGGGACGACCTGCCGGCCGAGGAGGCCGCCGCCAAGCTGGTCCGCGCCGGCGCCCCCGCGCTCGGGTGCACGCTGCGCATCGACGACGAGGGGGAGGTCCTCGCCCGCTCCAACGTCTGCCTCGAGGGCTACTGGGAGCAGCCGGAGGAGAGCGCCCGGGCGCTCGAGGGCGGCTGGTTCCACACCGGCGACGGCGGCGTCCTCGGCGACGACGGCTACCTGACGATCATGGACCGCAAGAAGGACGTCATCATCACGGGCGGCGAGAACGTCAGCTCGATCGAGGTCGAGGACGCGCTCTTCACCCACCCCGACGTCACCGAGGTCGCCGTCATCGGCGTCCCCGACGAGAAGTGGGGCGAGACCATCAAGGCGCTCGTCGTGACGACCCCCGGGTCGCAGGTCACCGAGCAGGAGCTCATCGACCACGTCAAGGGCAAGGTCGCCCGCTACAAGGCGCCGTCGAGCATCGAGTTCCGCGACGAGCTGGCCCGCACCGCGACCGGCAAGCTGCAGAAGTTCAAGCTGCGCGCGCCGTACTGGGAGGGCCGAGACCGCCAGGTCAACTGA
- the araA gene encoding L-arabinose isomerase has protein sequence MTTSPSPATPGSAPQVWFLTGSQGLYGEETLAQVERQSRAVAAVVADAPGLPVQVVWKPVLTSADAIRRALVDANGDDACVGVVAWMHTFSPAKMWISGLDALRKPLLHLHTQADASLPWGSIDMNFMNLNQAAHGDREFGFVQTRLRVPRTTVAGHAGDARTRGLVESWARAALGVAELRRLRLARFGDNMRDVAVTEGDKVEAELRFGTSVNTYGVNDLVALVDAVEETEVDVLVKEYADAYAVAPELLPGGERHGSLRYAAQIEAGLRRFLTGGGFGAFTTNFEDLGGLRQLPGLAVQRLMADGYGFGGEGDWKTSVLLRTLKTVGAGRPGGTSFMEDYTYHLGPGPQRILGAHMLEVCPSIAAERPTVEIHPLGIGAREDPVRMRFTAAPGEGLVVGMCDLGERFRLVGNGIRVVEPDEELTSLPVAAAVWEPQPDLPTSAECWLMAGGPHHTVLSTQVGPDTLHQLAELLRTELVFIDDTTTRRDFTDRLRWNAAYQRLSLPL, from the coding sequence ATGACCACCAGTCCCTCCCCCGCCACGCCCGGCTCCGCCCCCCAGGTCTGGTTCCTCACGGGGAGCCAGGGCCTCTACGGCGAGGAGACGCTCGCCCAGGTCGAGCGCCAGTCGCGCGCCGTCGCCGCGGTCGTCGCCGACGCCCCGGGCCTGCCGGTGCAGGTGGTCTGGAAGCCGGTGCTCACCAGCGCCGACGCGATCCGCCGCGCCCTCGTCGACGCCAACGGCGACGACGCCTGCGTCGGGGTCGTCGCCTGGATGCACACCTTCTCGCCGGCCAAGATGTGGATCAGCGGCCTCGACGCGCTGCGCAAGCCGCTGCTGCACCTGCACACCCAGGCCGACGCGTCGCTGCCCTGGGGGTCCATCGACATGAACTTCATGAACCTCAACCAGGCCGCCCACGGCGACCGCGAGTTCGGTTTCGTCCAGACGCGCCTGCGCGTGCCGCGCACGACGGTCGCCGGTCACGCCGGCGACGCCCGCACGCGCGGTCTCGTCGAGTCATGGGCCCGCGCGGCCCTCGGCGTCGCCGAGCTGCGACGCCTCCGGCTGGCCCGGTTCGGCGACAACATGCGCGACGTCGCCGTCACCGAGGGCGACAAGGTCGAGGCCGAGCTGCGCTTCGGCACGTCCGTCAACACGTACGGCGTCAACGACCTCGTCGCGCTCGTCGACGCCGTCGAGGAGACCGAGGTCGACGTCCTGGTCAAGGAGTACGCCGACGCGTACGCCGTCGCGCCCGAGCTGCTGCCGGGCGGCGAGCGGCACGGGTCGCTCCGCTACGCCGCGCAGATCGAGGCCGGGCTGCGCCGCTTCCTCACCGGGGGCGGGTTCGGGGCCTTCACGACGAACTTCGAGGACCTCGGCGGGCTGCGCCAGCTGCCCGGGCTCGCCGTGCAGCGGCTCATGGCCGACGGCTACGGCTTCGGCGGCGAGGGCGACTGGAAGACCTCGGTCCTGCTGCGCACCCTCAAGACCGTCGGCGCCGGACGGCCGGGCGGCACCTCGTTCATGGAGGACTACACGTACCACCTGGGCCCGGGGCCCCAGCGGATCCTCGGGGCCCACATGCTCGAGGTCTGCCCGAGCATCGCGGCCGAGCGGCCGACGGTGGAGATCCACCCGCTGGGGATCGGCGCCCGCGAGGACCCGGTCCGGATGCGGTTCACCGCCGCGCCCGGCGAGGGCCTCGTCGTCGGCATGTGCGACCTCGGCGAGCGCTTCCGGCTGGTGGGCAACGGGATCCGCGTCGTCGAGCCCGACGAGGAGCTGACCAGCCTGCCCGTCGCCGCGGCGGTGTGGGAGCCCCAGCCCGACCTGCCGACCTCCGCCGAGTGCTGGCTCATGGCCGGTGGGCCGCACCACACCGTGCTGAGCACCCAGGTCGGCCCCGACACGCTGCACCAGCTCGCCGAGCTGCTGCGCACCGAGCTGGTCTTCATCGACGACACGACGACCCGCCGCGACTTCACCGACCGGCTGCGCTGGAACGCCGCCTACCAGCGCCTCTCGCTGCCGCTGTGA
- a CDS encoding long-chain fatty acid--CoA ligase codes for MKSTMQSTPLLISQLLRYGTTVHADQEVITWTPEGGRRMSYGEVGRKAAQLAHALRGIGITGDQRVATFMWNNAEHLISYLAIPSMGAVLHALNIRLFPEQLIYTATHAGNEAVIVDNTLAAPFAKLLAHLPKIHHVVVNGPIDDETRAALEAPEHVQAVVDFEEFVGGQPTTFDWPDDLDEDSASSMCYTSGTTGNPKGVVYSHRSNYLHAITDAMTLGVREGDRNLVVVPLFHANAWGFPYIVMLAGSSMIMPDRFLQAEPLARMIDELEVTTGAGVPTIWSELLRHLDAHPEIDSSACYRLMVGGSAAPPAMIRAYQERHGIEIIHGWGMTETSPVGSLAVPPARCEVGSEEYWSYREKQGRLLVGFQGRLMGPDGSQQPWDGEAVGELEVRGPWVTGSYYMNGTESETDKAEMAAKFSPDGWLRTGDVGLLTPDGFLQLTDRAKDVIKSGGEWISSVDLENAIMAHPKVREASVIGVPDDKWQERPLATVVPEEGAEVTAEELRDFLAEKVAKWQVPERWAFIPEVPKTSVGKFDKKVLRKQYADGGLEVTHF; via the coding sequence ATGAAGTCCACGATGCAGTCGACGCCGCTGTTGATCTCCCAGCTCCTGCGCTACGGCACCACCGTGCACGCCGACCAGGAGGTGATCACGTGGACCCCCGAGGGCGGGCGCCGGATGTCGTACGGCGAGGTCGGCCGCAAGGCCGCGCAGCTCGCCCACGCCCTGCGCGGCATCGGGATCACCGGCGACCAGCGGGTGGCGACGTTCATGTGGAACAACGCCGAGCACCTCATCTCCTACCTCGCGATCCCGTCGATGGGCGCGGTGCTGCACGCCCTCAACATCCGCCTCTTCCCCGAGCAGCTGATCTACACGGCGACGCACGCCGGCAACGAGGCCGTCATCGTCGACAACACCCTGGCCGCCCCCTTCGCCAAGCTCCTCGCGCACCTGCCGAAGATCCATCACGTGGTCGTCAACGGCCCGATCGACGACGAGACCCGCGCCGCCCTCGAGGCGCCGGAGCACGTGCAGGCAGTCGTCGACTTCGAGGAGTTCGTCGGCGGGCAGCCGACGACCTTCGACTGGCCGGACGACCTGGACGAGGACAGCGCCTCGTCGATGTGCTACACCTCCGGCACGACCGGCAACCCCAAGGGCGTCGTCTACAGCCACCGCAGCAACTACCTGCACGCGATCACCGACGCGATGACCCTCGGGGTCCGCGAGGGCGACCGCAACCTCGTCGTCGTCCCGCTCTTCCACGCCAACGCGTGGGGCTTCCCCTACATCGTCATGCTCGCCGGCAGCTCGATGATCATGCCCGACCGCTTCCTCCAGGCCGAGCCGCTCGCGCGGATGATCGACGAGCTCGAGGTCACCACCGGGGCCGGGGTGCCCACCATCTGGAGCGAGCTGCTGCGCCACCTCGACGCGCACCCGGAGATCGACAGCTCGGCCTGCTACCGGCTCATGGTCGGCGGGTCCGCCGCCCCGCCGGCGATGATCCGCGCCTACCAGGAGCGGCACGGCATCGAGATCATCCACGGCTGGGGCATGACCGAGACCTCCCCGGTCGGCTCGCTCGCCGTCCCGCCGGCCCGCTGCGAGGTCGGCTCCGAGGAGTACTGGTCCTACCGGGAGAAGCAGGGCCGCCTGCTCGTCGGCTTCCAGGGCCGGCTCATGGGTCCCGACGGGTCGCAGCAGCCGTGGGACGGCGAGGCCGTCGGCGAGCTGGAGGTCCGCGGCCCGTGGGTCACCGGCAGCTACTACATGAACGGCACCGAGTCCGAGACCGACAAGGCCGAGATGGCGGCCAAGTTCAGCCCCGACGGCTGGCTGCGCACCGGCGACGTCGGGCTGCTCACCCCCGACGGCTTCCTCCAGCTGACCGACCGCGCCAAGGACGTCATCAAGTCCGGCGGCGAGTGGATCTCCTCGGTCGACCTGGAGAACGCGATCATGGCCCACCCCAAGGTCCGGGAGGCCTCGGTCATCGGGGTCCCCGACGACAAGTGGCAGGAGCGCCCCCTGGCGACCGTCGTCCCCGAGGAGGGGGCCGAGGTCACCGCCGAGGAGCTGCGCGACTTCCTCGCCGAGAAGGTCGCCAAGTGGCAGGTGCCCGAGCGCTGGGCCTTCATCCCGGAGGTCCCGAAGACCTCGGTCGGCAAGTTCGACAAGAAGGTCCTGCGCAAGCAGTACGCCGACGGCGGCCTCGAGGTCACGCACTTCTGA
- a CDS encoding universal stress protein, with protein sequence MTTHPATGAVVVGIDPDGSSDAALDWAADDAARRHRPLLLLAAPAPLYSDPMAGAIALLPATESLGPVLDRAAARVAERAPSVEVRRTTAYLAAASPAAPLTEVSRVADTVVVGSHGRGRLATLLMGSVSQSVAAGAGCPVVVVREAPRVLAPETPRHVVVGVDGSPVSAEAVGYAFAQADARGVALTVLHGWDPERTVPPPGPIETRWRAAAQEEDMLTWTAIAGWRERLPDVPVRVRVRQWSPVEALLAEADQAELLVVGSHGWGDVRGLLLGSVSQAVLRRSPVPVAVVRPRDTAQAGDGSRVQAVVAT encoded by the coding sequence ATGACCACCCACCCGGCCACCGGCGCCGTCGTCGTCGGGATCGACCCGGACGGGTCGAGCGACGCGGCCCTCGACTGGGCCGCCGACGACGCGGCCCGCCGGCACCGGCCGCTGCTGCTGCTCGCGGCCCCCGCGCCGCTCTACAGCGACCCCATGGCCGGCGCGATCGCGCTGCTGCCGGCCACCGAGTCCCTCGGGCCCGTGCTGGACCGGGCGGCCGCCCGGGTGGCCGAGCGGGCCCCGTCGGTGGAGGTGCGCCGCACCACCGCCTACCTGGCGGCGGCCTCGCCCGCCGCCCCGCTGACCGAGGTGTCCCGGGTGGCCGACACGGTCGTCGTCGGCTCGCACGGTCGCGGGCGCCTCGCGACCCTGCTCATGGGGTCGGTCTCGCAGTCGGTGGCCGCCGGGGCGGGGTGCCCGGTGGTCGTCGTCCGCGAGGCGCCGCGGGTGCTCGCGCCGGAGACGCCGCGGCACGTCGTCGTCGGGGTGGACGGCTCGCCGGTCTCGGCGGAGGCGGTCGGCTACGCCTTCGCCCAGGCCGACGCCCGCGGGGTCGCGCTCACCGTGCTGCACGGGTGGGACCCCGAGCGCACGGTGCCGCCGCCTGGACCGATCGAGACGCGCTGGCGGGCCGCCGCCCAGGAGGAGGACATGCTCACCTGGACCGCCATCGCCGGCTGGCGCGAGCGGCTGCCCGACGTCCCGGTCCGGGTGCGGGTGCGTCAGTGGTCGCCGGTCGAGGCGCTGCTGGCGGAGGCCGACCAGGCCGAGCTCCTCGTCGTCGGCAGCCACGGCTGGGGCGACGTGCGGGGGCTCCTGCTCGGCTCGGTCAGCCAGGCCGTGCTGCGTCGCTCGCCGGTCCCGGTCGCGGTCGTCCGCCCCCGGGACACGGCTCAGGCGGGTGACGGCTCGAGGGTCCAGGCCGTCGTGGCGACGTAG
- a CDS encoding aldose epimerase family protein, translated as MSDATAVLRSADLEVEVLPRGATLHRVRVRALEDRDVVLGHADLDRVGVDPGYLGASVGRYANRIRDGRVVIDGHEHRLTTNEGPHTLHGGVVGLDRHDWTVEAADDAEVVLSTVSEDGDQGFPGRLEVRATYRLQGPRLSVTYDAVTDAPTPVGLASHVYWNLRGEGSGSVHDHRLGVAARAVVEVDDALLPTGRLLPTRGTPFDLAGPRAVGEVVAADHPQLRAAGGLDHCYVLDQGRDGRVRPVATLAVDDLRLVLATDQPGLQVYAGGQLDGTSYGWASVRYTAGAGIALEAQSLPDAPNQPTFPPAVLRPGGRYVATTAWTLEPSPA; from the coding sequence GTGAGCGACGCGACCGCGGTCCTGCGCAGCGCGGACCTCGAGGTGGAGGTCCTCCCCCGCGGCGCCACCCTGCACCGCGTGCGGGTCCGCGCCCTCGAGGACCGGGACGTCGTCCTCGGCCACGCCGACCTCGACCGGGTCGGCGTCGACCCGGGCTACCTCGGGGCCAGCGTCGGCCGCTACGCCAACCGGATCCGCGACGGCCGCGTCGTCATCGACGGCCACGAGCACCGGCTCACGACCAACGAGGGCCCGCACACCCTGCACGGCGGGGTCGTCGGGCTCGACCGGCACGACTGGACCGTCGAGGCGGCCGACGACGCCGAGGTGGTGCTGTCCACGGTGAGCGAGGACGGCGACCAGGGCTTCCCCGGACGGCTGGAGGTCCGGGCGACGTACCGGCTGCAGGGTCCGCGCCTGTCGGTGACGTACGACGCCGTCACCGACGCCCCGACGCCGGTGGGGCTGGCCAGCCACGTCTACTGGAACCTGCGCGGCGAGGGCTCGGGCTCGGTCCACGACCACCGCCTCGGGGTGGCGGCCCGCGCCGTCGTCGAGGTCGACGACGCGCTGCTGCCGACCGGCCGGTTGCTGCCCACCCGCGGCACCCCGTTCGACCTGGCCGGCCCCCGAGCGGTCGGCGAGGTCGTCGCCGCCGACCACCCGCAGCTGCGGGCGGCCGGCGGCCTCGACCACTGCTACGTGCTCGACCAGGGCCGCGACGGCCGGGTCCGACCGGTCGCGACCCTGGCCGTCGACGACCTGCGGCTGGTCCTCGCCACGGACCAGCCGGGGCTGCAGGTCTACGCGGGTGGGCAGCTGGACGGGACGTCGTACGGCTGGGCCTCGGTGCGCTACACGGCCGGAGCCGGCATCGCCCTCGAGGCCCAGTCGCTGCCCGACGCCCCGAACCAGCCGACCTTCCCCCCGGCCGTGCTGCGCCCGGGCGGGCGCTACGTCGCCACGACGGCCTGGACCCTCGAGCCGTCACCCGCCTGA
- a CDS encoding L-ribulose-5-phosphate 4-epimerase gives MTATLPGHLDHLTDRVAALRQETAALHAHLPGNGLVVWTAGNVSQRLPGTDLFAIKGSGVPYDDLTADDMVVCDLDGRVVLGDRAPSSDTDAHAYVYRHRSDVGGQVHTHSTYATAWAARGEPIPCVLTMMADEFGGEIPVGPFALIGDDSIGRGIVATLQHSRSPAVLMQNHGVFTVGRTGRAAVKAAVMCEDVARTVHVARQLGSPLPIAADDVDRLFDRYQHAYGQ, from the coding sequence GTGACCGCCACGCTGCCCGGTCACCTGGACCACCTCACCGACCGCGTCGCCGCGCTGCGGCAGGAGACGGCCGCATTGCACGCCCACCTGCCCGGCAACGGCCTCGTCGTCTGGACCGCGGGCAACGTCTCGCAGCGCCTGCCCGGCACGGACCTGTTCGCCATCAAGGGCTCCGGCGTCCCGTACGACGACCTGACCGCCGACGACATGGTCGTCTGCGACCTCGACGGGCGCGTCGTCCTCGGCGACCGCGCGCCCTCGTCGGACACCGACGCCCACGCGTACGTCTACCGGCACCGGTCCGACGTCGGCGGGCAGGTGCACACCCACTCGACCTACGCGACGGCGTGGGCGGCCCGCGGCGAGCCCATCCCGTGCGTGCTGACGATGATGGCCGACGAGTTCGGCGGCGAGATCCCCGTCGGCCCGTTCGCGCTCATCGGCGACGACAGCATCGGCCGCGGGATCGTCGCGACCCTGCAGCACTCGCGCTCCCCGGCCGTGCTCATGCAGAACCACGGCGTCTTCACCGTCGGCCGGACCGGCCGGGCCGCCGTCAAGGCGGCCGTGATGTGCGAGGACGTCGCCCGCACCGTCCACGTCGCCCGCCAGCTCGGCTCTCCGCTGCCCATCGCGGCGGACGACGTCGACCGGCTCTTCGACCGCTACCAGCACGCCTACGGGCAGTGA
- a CDS encoding CsbD family protein: MGIMDKAKNAAEDAMGKAKEAVGDKTGNEDLKAEGQGDQASANAKKAGENVKDAAGDVKDAFKS; encoded by the coding sequence ATGGGCATCATGGACAAGGCCAAGAACGCCGCCGAGGACGCCATGGGCAAGGCCAAGGAGGCCGTCGGCGACAAGACCGGCAACGAGGACCTCAAGGCCGAGGGCCAGGGCGACCAGGCCTCGGCGAACGCCAAGAAGGCCGGCGAGAACGTCAAGGACGCCGCGGGCGACGTCAAGGACGCCTTCAAGTCCTGA
- a CDS encoding pyridoxamine 5'-phosphate oxidase family protein, whose translation MNRSSSPAPEDTTVELSERQCWELLRRSTIGRLAVGSADGPDIFPVTYLVDHGTVVFRTAAGTKLAASSHHRVAFEVDGWDDPPSTAWSVVLRGRAERLLDREENLHALALPLAPWQEGRKPWFVRVVPDSTTGRRLTLTAQARAALHPVR comes from the coding sequence ATGAACAGGTCGAGCAGCCCCGCACCCGAGGACACCACCGTCGAGCTCTCCGAGCGCCAGTGCTGGGAGCTGTTGCGGCGCAGCACGATCGGGCGTCTCGCCGTGGGCTCGGCGGACGGCCCTGACATCTTCCCCGTCACCTACCTCGTCGACCACGGGACGGTCGTGTTCCGTACGGCGGCCGGCACCAAGCTGGCGGCCTCGTCGCACCATCGCGTGGCCTTCGAGGTCGACGGCTGGGACGACCCGCCGAGCACGGCGTGGAGCGTGGTGCTCCGCGGTCGCGCGGAGCGGCTGCTCGACCGGGAGGAGAACCTGCACGCGCTCGCGCTGCCGCTGGCCCCGTGGCAGGAGGGCCGCAAGCCGTGGTTCGTGCGCGTCGTGCCGGACTCCACGACCGGCCGCCGGCTGACCCTCACCGCGCAGGCGCGCGCGGCGCTCCACCCCGTGCGCTGA
- a CDS encoding ArsR/SmtB family transcription factor has protein sequence MLDALGDPTRRAVFERVAAGPCAVTEIADGLPVSRSAVSQHLRVLKEAGLVRDTAVGTRRVYRVDPGALATLRAYVDAFWTRSLADFAAAAERPAAPPSTTDHPPTEESS, from the coding sequence GTGCTGGACGCTCTGGGCGACCCGACGCGTCGGGCCGTCTTCGAGCGGGTCGCGGCGGGGCCGTGCGCGGTCACCGAGATCGCGGACGGCCTGCCGGTGTCCCGGTCCGCGGTCTCGCAGCACCTGCGGGTGCTCAAGGAGGCCGGGCTGGTGCGCGACACCGCGGTCGGCACCCGCCGCGTCTACCGGGTCGACCCCGGGGCGCTCGCCACCCTGCGGGCGTACGTCGACGCGTTCTGGACCCGTTCGCTCGCCGACTTCGCCGCCGCCGCCGAGCGGCCGGCCGCACCGCCGTCCACCACCGACCACCCCCCGACCGAGGAGTCCTCATGA
- a CDS encoding NAD(P)-dependent oxidoreductase, producing MRVAFLGLGRMGALLAGHVRDAGHDVTVWNRHRRELDGARVADSVGEAVDGAEVVVTMLFDPDSVRAVAGELLEHAADGAVWVDVTTVGPAASRELGERAVAAGVRFVDAPVLGSTPLAEPGELTTVVGGADEDVERVRPLLGTWCADGKVVHVGPVGSGSAMKLVVNQSLGAVAAGLGEALGLADHLDLPRDAVLDVLSAGAYGWTLGQKRPMLESGDFSAATFSLSGLAKDLGLVVDAAGDHPVPLTREVRARTQDAVDEGHGDEDYAVVIARIAAGRD from the coding sequence ATGCGAGTCGCCTTCCTCGGTCTCGGGCGCATGGGCGCCCTCCTCGCCGGTCACGTGCGGGACGCCGGCCACGACGTCACGGTGTGGAACCGGCACCGCCGCGAGCTCGACGGGGCGCGGGTCGCCGACTCGGTCGGTGAGGCGGTCGACGGTGCCGAGGTCGTCGTGACGATGCTCTTCGACCCCGACTCGGTGCGCGCCGTCGCCGGCGAGCTGCTGGAGCACGCGGCCGACGGCGCGGTGTGGGTCGACGTGACGACGGTCGGGCCGGCGGCCAGCCGCGAGCTGGGGGAGCGGGCCGTCGCGGCGGGCGTGCGGTTCGTCGACGCCCCCGTCCTGGGGAGCACGCCGCTCGCCGAGCCGGGCGAGCTGACGACGGTGGTCGGGGGAGCCGACGAGGACGTCGAGCGGGTCCGGCCGCTGCTGGGGACCTGGTGCGCCGACGGCAAGGTCGTCCACGTCGGCCCCGTCGGGTCCGGCAGCGCGATGAAGCTCGTCGTCAACCAGAGCCTCGGCGCGGTGGCCGCCGGCCTCGGCGAGGCGCTCGGCCTGGCCGACCACCTCGACCTGCCGCGCGACGCGGTCCTCGACGTGCTCTCGGCCGGGGCCTACGGGTGGACGCTCGGCCAGAAGCGGCCGATGCTCGAGTCCGGCGACTTCTCGGCCGCGACGTTCTCCCTGAGCGGGCTGGCCAAGGACCTCGGCCTCGTCGTCGACGCGGCCGGCGACCACCCCGTCCCGCTCACCCGCGAGGTGCGCGCCCGTACGCAGGACGCCGTCGACGAGGGCCACGGCGACGAGGACTACGCCGTCGTCATCGCGCGGATCGCCGCCGGCCGCGACTGA